GCATGATGGCCTGATATTCACGGTCACGGGCCTGTTTGGCGGAACCGCCGGCCGAGTCCCCCTCCACCAGGAAAAGTTCGGTTCTGCTGAGATCCTGCTGCGAACAGTCAGCCAGTTTACCCGGCAGCGCCGGACCACTGGTGACTTTCTTCCGGACCACCTTTTTACTCGCACGCATCCGGCGATGGGCGTTGGCGATACAGATTTCAGCCAGTTGTTCCGCAATTTGCGGGCGCTCATTCAGCCACAGACTGAAGGCATCTTTCACCACTCCGGAAACAAATGCAGCACACTGGCGAGACGAGAGGCGCTCTTTGGTCTGACCGGCAAACTGCGGATCCTGCATCTTCACTGAGAGCACATAAGCACAGCGGTCCCAGATATCTTCTGCCGTCAGCTTCACGCCGCGCGGCAGCAGATTCCGGAATTCACAGAATTCACGCATCGCATCCAGCAGGCCCTGACGCAGCCCGTTCACATGGGTGCCGCCCTGAGCCGTCGGGATCAGATTGACGTAGCTTTCGGTAAGCAGCTCGCCGCCTTCCGGCAGCCAGACCACCGCCCAGTCTGCCGCTTCATTCTGACCGGAGAACACACCGGTAAACGGCGCTTCCGGCACTAACGGGTATTCTTTGACGGCTTCAAACAGATAATCGTTCAGGCCGTCTTCATAGCACCAGCGCAGTGTTTCGTTGGCAATCTTGTCGGTAAAGACGATTTCAAGACCGGGACACAGCACGGCCTTGGCTTTCAGCACGCTCTTCAGGCGGCTGACCGAGAATTTCGGGCTGTCGAAGTATTTGGCATCCGGCCAGAAATGAACCCGGGTACCTTTGGCCCGACGGCCACAGGTATCAATCACTTCCAGTTCACTGACTTTGTCACCGTTCTCAAACGCGATCTGATAGACCTGACCGTCGCGCTTGACCGTGACTTCCACCCGTGTGGACAGGGCATTCACCACGGAGATACCTACCCCGTGCAAGCCCCCGGAGAACTGGTAGTTTTTATTGGAGAATTTTCCCCCGGCATGGAGTTTACACAGGATCAGTTCGACCCCGGATACCCCTTCTTCCGGGTGAATATCCACCGGCATCCCCCGGCCGTCATCGATTACTTCGAGCGACTGATCCTCATGCAGGATCACTTCGACTTTCCTGGCATGGCCAGCCAGTGCCTCGTCGACACTGTTGTCGATTACTTCCTGGCCCAGATGGTTCGGCCGTGCCGTGTCGGTGTACATGCCGGGGCGGCGGCGAACCGGCTCCAGGCCGTTCAGAACCTCAATGGCTCCGGCGTTATAGCTTTGGTCTGTCATAGATTCGGAAAGTTACGAGAAAATGTTGCCACAATAGTCAGTAACCTCAGCCTTGATGTCAAGCTGAGGCTGGCTGAGACCTGATAAATCATGCGTGCCCCAGAGCACGCTGCGAAACAGTTATAAACCTAAAAAGCGGACGATATCGGCGGGATAGCGATTAAATCCGATGAAACTGTGATCCCCTTCCGGTTCTACCGTCTGACGACAGGCTGCGTATTTTTCCACCGCCTGGCGGTAATCAAGCACTTCATCCCCTTCCTGCTGCAGCAACCACAACAGTTCGGGATGACTCAGTTGCCCGATCTCCAGCGCTTTCAGCTCATCCATATGATGCGGCGCCAGGGAATACACTTCGTCAGTATAGGGGTTCATCTGCTCACCCAGGTAATCCATCAACAGTTCAAAAGGCTTCACGGCGGGATTCACCAGCACCGCAGGTAATCCGTGTCGCTGGCTCAGCCAGGTCGCCAGATAGCCGCCCAGAGAACTGCCGACCAACCCAATCCGGTATGTCGGCTTCAGATGAGTCACTAATGTATCAATAAACTGCGCTGCCTGGCTTGGATAGCAGGGCAGTTGTGGGATCTCGACCCGGATGTCCGGGCGCTCAGTCCGGCAGTAATCCGCCATCTGCTGAGCTTTCATTGATTGGGGAGAGCTGTTGAAACCGTGAAGATAAAGCAGCAGTGCGTCCATCAGTAACCCGCCGCATCAAACTGGGGTGAGAAAGAACGCTTGCGTACCCGCTCGATCCGGGTGTCAATTTCACCAGTTGGCATCAATGCCAGCCAGCGCCAGCCCGGATTCGACTGGTCCAGTGCAAAATCATG
This DNA window, taken from Photobacterium sp. CCB-ST2H9, encodes the following:
- the parE gene encoding DNA topoisomerase IV subunit B; the protein is MTDQSYNAGAIEVLNGLEPVRRRPGMYTDTARPNHLGQEVIDNSVDEALAGHARKVEVILHEDQSLEVIDDGRGMPVDIHPEEGVSGVELILCKLHAGGKFSNKNYQFSGGLHGVGISVVNALSTRVEVTVKRDGQVYQIAFENGDKVSELEVIDTCGRRAKGTRVHFWPDAKYFDSPKFSVSRLKSVLKAKAVLCPGLEIVFTDKIANETLRWCYEDGLNDYLFEAVKEYPLVPEAPFTGVFSGQNEAADWAVVWLPEGGELLTESYVNLIPTAQGGTHVNGLRQGLLDAMREFCEFRNLLPRGVKLTAEDIWDRCAYVLSVKMQDPQFAGQTKERLSSRQCAAFVSGVVKDAFSLWLNERPQIAEQLAEICIANAHRRMRASKKVVRKKVTSGPALPGKLADCSQQDLSRTELFLVEGDSAGGSAKQARDREYQAIMPLRGKILNTWEVSADQVLASQEVHDISVALGIDPDSDDLSGLRYGKICVLADADSDGLHIATLLCALFMKHFEALVRAGHVYIAMPPLYRLDLGKEVYYALDEAEKEGILDRLSGKRGKVNVQRFKGLGEMNPMQLRETTMDPNTRRLVQLTIDDDEQTNQMMDMLLCKKRSEDRRSWLQTKGDLAEVDV
- the yqiA gene encoding esterase YqiA, whose product is MDALLLYLHGFNSSPQSMKAQQMADYCRTERPDIRVEIPQLPCYPSQAAQFIDTLVTHLKPTYRIGLVGSSLGGYLATWLSQRHGLPAVLVNPAVKPFELLMDYLGEQMNPYTDEVYSLAPHHMDELKALEIGQLSHPELLWLLQQEGDEVLDYRQAVEKYAACRQTVEPEGDHSFIGFNRYPADIVRFLGL